The Candidatus Nanohalococcus occultus genome contains a region encoding:
- a CDS encoding sodium:proton antiporter, with the protein MSLIIAVTLGVLFASGTYLILRKDALRVVIGALILSQVANIYLMAMGGTKGGVPIISHGSHGHGVLNVSDPLPQAMVLTAIVIGFATTSFLLSLIYRFYEENQEIDLESLGEEHA; encoded by the coding sequence ATGAGCTTGATTATTGCCGTAACTCTAGGAGTGCTTTTCGCCTCAGGAACGTATCTTATACTTAGAAAGGATGCTTTAAGAGTTGTTATCGGAGCCTTGATTCTAAGCCAGGTTGCGAACATTTACTTGATGGCTATGGGCGGAACAAAAGGAGGTGTACCTATAATCAGTCACGGCTCTCATGGTCATGGCGTGCTAAATGTCTCTGATCCGCTACCGCAGGCAATGGTTCTTACAGCCATAGTTATAGGTTTCGCAACCACGAGCTTTCTTTTGAGTCTTATCTACCGTTTTTACGAGGAAAATCAGGAGATAGATCTTGAATCACTTGGAGAGGAACACGCATGA
- a CDS encoding MBL fold metallo-hydrolase RNA specificity domain-containing protein — protein sequence MIREKDGIHIERDRLYVADSRNSKGDVNIVSHAHFDHLHMDENKVVCSEHTASLAEARTGNKVSFTEKTENIELIPSGHIIGSSAALIEECGERILYTGDFSAEDRAYMNGFQPPKADTLIIESTYGIPAYRFPSHREVKSRIADWIDSNSQPLFLYGYSLGKAQKIQSIVQEVTERPIVAHGAVEKMNEAVEKVSDQKFRAKSYTDNKDLLGENGIFIGPTRSARKESMNSFVEKVGGVKAGFSGWASTDSYMYRGGYDKTFVLSDHADFDGLVETVKRVDPEKVYTTHGFDEALASYLSRELGFKAKALKKNQTSLTDF from the coding sequence GTGATACGGGAAAAAGACGGTATACATATCGAAAGAGACCGGCTCTACGTTGCTGACAGCCGTAACTCGAAAGGCGATGTAAATATTGTATCACACGCTCACTTCGATCACCTTCACATGGATGAAAACAAGGTTGTCTGCTCGGAACATACCGCCAGCCTGGCTGAGGCCCGGACAGGCAACAAGGTGAGTTTCACTGAGAAAACGGAAAACATCGAACTGATTCCTTCCGGACATATCATCGGATCTTCCGCAGCTTTGATAGAAGAATGTGGCGAGCGAATACTTTACACCGGAGACTTTTCGGCCGAAGACCGGGCTTACATGAACGGCTTTCAGCCACCGAAAGCAGATACTCTGATCATTGAATCAACTTATGGAATCCCTGCCTACCGTTTTCCATCCCACCGCGAGGTAAAGTCCCGTATAGCTGACTGGATAGATTCAAACAGCCAGCCGCTGTTTCTCTACGGATACTCGCTTGGTAAAGCCCAGAAGATACAGAGTATAGTCCAGGAGGTTACCGAAAGACCGATAGTCGCACACGGAGCGGTCGAAAAGATGAACGAAGCGGTTGAGAAGGTCTCCGATCAAAAGTTCAGAGCAAAGAGTTACACCGATAACAAGGATTTACTGGGGGAAAACGGGATATTTATCGGTCCGACCCGTTCAGCGCGCAAGGAATCGATGAACAGTTTCGTGGAAAAAGTCGGTGGGGTGAAAGCAGGTTTTTCGGGCTGGGCGAGTACAGATTCGTATATGTACCGCGGAGGCTACGATAAGACCTTTGTGCTGTCCGATCACGCGGACTTCGATGGACTGGTTGAGACAGTCAAAAGGGTTGATCCGGAGAAAGTCTATACCACCCACGGATTCGATGAAGCGCTGGCCAGCTACCTTTCGAGAGAGCTAGGGTTTAAAGCGAAGGCTTTGAAGAAAAATCAGACCTCGCTTACGGACTTTTAG
- a CDS encoding complex I subunit 5 family protein, whose amino-acid sequence MADELAVLMLGLTALVSTAANLYSVSSISEQGKENGYFVFFHFMVAGMTGAFLTADLFNLFVMFEIVLMSSYAMVAYTGTKRALFTSLKYVVLNLIGSTLMLIAIGGLYSVTGTVNMAHMARILAAGEVNMVPVLGLSTVLFCVFGIKSGIVPFQFWVPTVYSNSPPPAAAMMAGISKKVGIYAVIRLYFTVFSQAAVPGSALVFQGQSVSTVTGGLILLLALITVVFGGIGAVNRDRLEKLLSYSSIGQVGFIYVPIALGLIHGSKIAVIAAIVYMLNHGLAKSSLFMINGVLDRITGTTKISELGGISERSIWLTAVFSVSMLSLVGFPPLLGFFSKFLVFNTAVSTASWISLAFVFLGAVLTLLYASKTIMSVFFGQKIETDGDILLLEKAAITLLAAGILALGIGFEQTYVFAELAAENVLQPETYIETVLGGTK is encoded by the coding sequence GTGGCAGATGAACTGGCAGTTCTAATGCTGGGGTTAACCGCTCTTGTCTCGACGGCGGCGAACCTGTATTCGGTCTCGTCTATATCTGAACAGGGGAAGGAAAACGGTTACTTTGTGTTCTTCCATTTCATGGTCGCAGGTATGACCGGCGCGTTCCTCACAGCGGATCTGTTTAACCTGTTTGTAATGTTTGAGATTGTCTTGATGTCGAGCTATGCGATGGTTGCCTACACCGGCACGAAAAGAGCGCTTTTCACCTCTCTGAAATACGTTGTCTTGAACCTGATCGGGTCCACGCTGATGCTTATCGCAATAGGAGGTCTCTACTCAGTTACCGGAACAGTCAACATGGCCCACATGGCACGGATCTTGGCGGCAGGAGAGGTCAACATGGTGCCTGTTCTCGGGCTTTCAACAGTCTTGTTCTGCGTCTTCGGAATCAAATCCGGTATCGTACCCTTCCAGTTCTGGGTTCCAACTGTTTACAGTAACTCTCCTCCACCTGCCGCAGCCATGATGGCCGGTATCTCGAAAAAGGTCGGGATTTACGCAGTTATCAGACTCTACTTTACGGTCTTCTCACAGGCCGCTGTCCCGGGATCAGCACTGGTTTTCCAAGGCCAGTCAGTCTCCACAGTTACAGGAGGACTGATTCTTTTACTGGCACTCATTACCGTAGTTTTCGGCGGAATAGGCGCTGTAAACCGTGACCGGCTTGAAAAGCTTCTGTCTTACTCGAGTATCGGCCAGGTGGGATTCATCTACGTACCTATCGCATTAGGTTTAATCCATGGGTCGAAAATCGCAGTTATAGCCGCAATTGTATACATGCTCAACCACGGTCTAGCCAAATCATCTCTTTTCATGATAAACGGTGTTTTAGATAGAATAACTGGAACTACCAAGATCAGTGAGCTAGGAGGTATCAGCGAAAGATCCATTTGGTTGACAGCAGTGTTTTCAGTTTCGATGCTCTCTTTAGTAGGTTTTCCTCCGCTTTTAGGATTTTTCTCCAAGTTCCTGGTGTTTAACACAGCGGTTTCAACCGCTTCATGGATCTCACTCGCATTTGTTTTCCTGGGAGCTGTTCTAACTCTGTTATATGCCTCTAAAACGATCATGTCGGTGTTTTTCGGGCAGAAAATTGAGACTGATGGAGACATATTATTGCTTGAAAAAGCAGCGATCACGCTTTTGGCGGCTGGAATACTAGCTCTGGGCATAGGATTTGAACAGACTTATGTTTTCGCCGAGTTAGCAGCAGAAAATGTCTTACAGCCTGAAACCTACATTGAAACCGTTCTAGGTGGTACAAAATGA
- a CDS encoding Na+/H+ antiporter subunit E, with product MAVAWMFVNATFDGSSFIQGLVVSLPVSYVFRRFHPGGCKLIDLGNMVYVPRYLASFTKELFAANVDTTCRVLHPSKPIDPQMMRYHTSLENPVAITVLANSITLTPGTLVVDFFNDSYDFRINVLSGDVEGTRETVENWERQLSKIFGDGQ from the coding sequence ATGGCAGTAGCATGGATGTTTGTAAACGCAACATTTGATGGATCTTCTTTCATACAGGGATTGGTGGTTTCGCTGCCGGTTTCCTATGTTTTCCGGAGGTTCCATCCCGGTGGCTGTAAACTAATCGATCTTGGTAACATGGTTTACGTTCCAAGATATCTTGCTAGCTTCACCAAAGAGCTTTTCGCAGCTAACGTAGATACGACATGCCGGGTTCTACATCCATCCAAACCGATTGATCCGCAGATGATGAGATACCACACCTCCCTGGAGAACCCTGTGGCGATAACAGTGCTTGCGAACTCGATTACCCTGACTCCGGGAACACTGGTAGTTGATTTCTTCAATGACAGCTATGATTTCAGGATCAATGTACTTTCCGGCGACGTAGAAGGAACCCGGGAAACGGTGGAAAACTGGGAGAGACAGCTTTCGAAAATTTTCGGTGATGGACAATGA
- a CDS encoding monovalent cation/H+ antiporter complex subunit F, translated as MIIETALTVTAALTLLCSYRVIKGPSVADRAVALDTIGTNIVALALIYSVVTHQKYFVNVSLMLAITGFIATVASSMYLKEGDIIR; from the coding sequence ATGATAATAGAGACAGCGCTAACAGTTACCGCGGCTTTAACCCTTCTATGTAGCTACAGAGTGATTAAAGGCCCGAGTGTTGCCGATAGAGCGGTCGCCCTCGACACCATAGGCACCAATATCGTAGCCCTGGCTTTGATCTACTCAGTAGTCACCCATCAAAAATACTTTGTGAACGTCAGTCTGATGCTGGCGATAACAGGTTTCATAGCTACTGTAGCCAGCTCAATGTACCTTAAAGAAGGTGATATAATCCGATGA
- a CDS encoding protein-L-isoaspartate O-methyltransferase family protein, with protein sequence MDSNRELVKYLERTGWLTTDRVKKAFLRTDRKAFVPAESRDIAYVDKPVYLSDGSTISAPHIVARITELAEIRPGLSVLEIGSGSGYQLKILSFLAGEVTGIEPVKDLVETSRRNLRDRENIEVVVGKAPGDVKEVYDRIIVSYGISVDDWDVLKEKLSEGGVMVGAVESNGEQRLRKYRNGKEEIFERVRFVRSR encoded by the coding sequence ATGGATTCTAACAGGGAGCTGGTCAAGTATCTTGAAAGAACCGGTTGGCTGACCACAGACAGAGTGAAGAAAGCATTCTTACGGACCGATCGGAAGGCTTTCGTACCTGCGGAAAGCAGAGATATAGCCTATGTAGATAAGCCGGTTTATCTGTCAGATGGTTCAACGATCTCCGCACCGCATATCGTGGCCAGGATTACAGAGCTGGCGGAAATAAGACCTGGTTTGAGTGTTCTCGAAATCGGTTCGGGTTCGGGCTACCAGCTGAAAATCCTCAGCTTTCTGGCTGGAGAGGTCACCGGTATCGAGCCTGTCAAGGACCTCGTAGAAACCTCCCGGAGAAACCTTCGAGACAGGGAAAATATCGAAGTAGTAGTTGGGAAAGCACCGGGAGATGTAAAAGAGGTTTACGATCGTATAATTGTTTCTTACGGGATTAGTGTCGATGACTGGGACGTTTTGAAAGAAAAACTTTCGGAAGGCGGTGTCATGGTCGGAGCAGTGGAATCGAACGGAGAACAGCGCCTTAGAAAATACAGGAACGGTAAGGAAGAGATTTTTGAACGCGTACGTTTTGTCAGGTCTCGTTAA
- a CDS encoding FAD-dependent oxidoreductase, translating into MTKIAVIGGGLSGIQAAVMTAKAGEETVVFDTGESLVQNTSNIKNLVGHDSVGGHELLRKGKDKLESFGGKIIDEKVVSLDRDEDSFTVKTEESEYSADYIIVASAGELDYLGDFVEFEEGVEGPYMMEKHVVTDSANKAADRIYAAGLANTWEYQTSVALGDGSKAAVNLLSDIYGEPYTDHDT; encoded by the coding sequence ATGACAAAGATAGCTGTAATAGGAGGCGGACTTTCAGGCATCCAGGCCGCAGTGATGACAGCAAAAGCCGGAGAAGAAACCGTTGTTTTCGATACCGGCGAATCATTAGTACAGAACACTTCTAACATCAAGAATCTGGTAGGACATGACTCTGTGGGAGGACATGAACTACTGAGAAAAGGTAAAGATAAGCTTGAAAGCTTCGGCGGAAAAATAATTGATGAAAAAGTAGTTTCTCTGGATAGGGATGAAGATTCTTTCACTGTAAAGACAGAGGAATCTGAATACAGTGCGGATTACATTATAGTGGCTTCTGCCGGCGAGCTTGACTATTTAGGTGATTTTGTCGAGTTCGAGGAAGGGGTTGAAGGGCCGTATATGATGGAAAAACACGTTGTAACAGATAGCGCTAACAAGGCCGCTGATAGAATCTATGCCGCAGGACTCGCAAATACATGGGAGTACCAGACATCTGTGGCCTTGGGCGATGGATCGAAAGCAGCAGTCAACTTGCTCTCGGATATCTATGGAGAGCCGTACACAGATCACGATACTTAA
- a CDS encoding NADPH-dependent FMN reductase — MKTLIVLGTTREGRNTVKPAKAVLEEFEEQGHETTFFDLKEKEIPMLGNRTYVDDEEPVPEDIEDFAEEVQESDLIVLVAPEYNHSVPGALKNTLDYLFPEYNGKAFSYVTVSAGGFGGIRALDHLQDITLGLGGHPGPNLPISNVSTNFEDEQPTEEYQEKIKNFVGKTENFVEKIN, encoded by the coding sequence ATGAAAACACTGATTGTCCTCGGAACCACCCGAGAAGGACGTAACACTGTAAAACCAGCAAAGGCAGTACTTGAAGAGTTCGAAGAACAAGGCCATGAAACAACGTTCTTCGATCTGAAGGAAAAGGAGATCCCGATGCTGGGCAACCGGACCTACGTAGACGACGAAGAGCCTGTACCGGAGGATATCGAGGACTTCGCTGAGGAGGTACAAGAATCAGATCTAATCGTACTGGTAGCCCCGGAGTACAACCACTCAGTTCCCGGCGCCCTCAAAAACACGTTAGACTACCTGTTCCCGGAGTACAACGGAAAGGCTTTCAGCTACGTGACGGTCTCGGCCGGAGGCTTCGGAGGAATCCGCGCTCTAGACCATCTTCAGGACATAACACTGGGACTCGGAGGACATCCAGGACCGAACCTGCCGATCTCAAATGTCTCCACTAACTTCGAAGACGAACAACCAACTGAAGAGTACCAGGAGAAGATCAAAAACTTCGTTGGAAAGACAGAGAACTTCGTCGAGAAAATAAATTAA
- the sod gene encoding superoxide dismutase has protein sequence MEKEGLMELPYEYDALTPHISKKVLEWHHDTHHQGYVNGMNTAEEKLEKQREDGDFSSTGSLLRDYTHNFSGNVLHNLFWKNMSPNGGGMPEGELLERIEEEFGSYENWKNEFIAAAKSASGWALLVYVPYTNSLHNVAVDKHDQNAIWGAQPLLAVDVWEHSYYHDYGPDRAEFINSFFEVVDWEEPQERYSKFTELFE, from the coding sequence ATGGAAAAAGAAGGCTTAATGGAACTTCCTTACGAGTACGACGCTCTAACCCCGCATATCTCGAAAAAGGTCTTGGAGTGGCACCACGATACCCACCACCAGGGATACGTGAATGGGATGAATACGGCTGAAGAGAAACTGGAAAAGCAGAGAGAGGACGGAGATTTCTCATCTACAGGCTCTCTTCTCAGAGACTACACACACAACTTCTCCGGGAATGTTTTACACAATCTTTTCTGGAAGAACATGTCTCCGAACGGCGGCGGAATGCCGGAAGGAGAGCTTCTGGAAAGAATCGAAGAAGAGTTCGGAAGCTATGAGAACTGGAAAAACGAGTTTATCGCGGCAGCGAAGTCAGCTTCCGGCTGGGCGCTACTGGTATACGTTCCGTACACGAACTCACTTCACAACGTAGCGGTCGATAAGCACGATCAGAACGCGATCTGGGGCGCACAACCTCTGCTAGCCGTCGATGTCTGGGAGCATTCGTACTACCACGATTACGGTCCTGACCGAGCAGAGTTCATCAACAGCTTCTTCGAAGTCGTTGACTGGGAGGAACCGCAGGAACGGTACTCGAAGTTCACAGAGCTTTTCGAGTGA
- the mbhE gene encoding hydrogen gas-evolving membrane-bound hydrogenase subunit E has translation MNFKTCLITLALSLYTQTVTASSNASVQTGSLETAVLTAILAPFLTSAVIAVFYTRLEDYSAIIGSLSGLISFIAAISLIGKTGVVSYLWIPSMNIAAQFYVDGLSVFFGLLASGIGVLVFLYSWKYMEHGEWKRKYYTALTAFMGSMIGLVFSSNLILLFLFWEFTSICSFVLISHHQRKRAGIMASKKSLLVTVGSGLALLLGFILLGSATDTYSIVEMLSDGQALSALESTGLTTAVVALIGIGAAGKSAQIPLHIWLPDAMEAPTPVSSFLHSATMVKAGVFLLLRFRSILGEAVAWNFLLLTLGLSTMFIAALLAVASTELKQLLAYSTASHLGLIVAGIGFPTAVGVETSLFHVLNHAVFKAGLFMVAGIVLHEAGTQKFSELSGLRHDWPGLAAIGTLLSLSMAGIPPFNGFYSKELLFEAAYHTASHTGGITWILPAISVLGSVFTFIYSLKFISVFYGRKSQDLHDVPRKMILSPAILAVTTIAITATPNQFISVLVNPALELLAHTSHGLSVHMPKNLKPAFVMSLITIGLGSFGIGYLNVVERKAKKITALTALSPNKYYFKALDKADELSNRMITKVESGLLRTYAVWVLIISTVTGTAGYLLAGPLPAFQITATLPAAVVLAVSLVSVSAVLRSQSYTSSVMILSILGFMVSIFYLLLDAPDLVLTQLVVETMSLIVFLLVLNKLPSFDKEISFDRKKRDTIISAIAGLMVFLSVMYSTAEETPSKVADYFIGHAVSGSGGGNVVNVILVDFRGLDTLGEVSVIAMAGLAVLMLFKMRGVEQ, from the coding sequence GTGAACTTCAAAACCTGTTTAATCACTTTAGCTTTATCTCTCTACACGCAGACGGTAACTGCTTCGAGTAACGCTTCCGTCCAAACAGGTAGCCTGGAAACCGCAGTTCTGACAGCAATTCTAGCTCCGTTCCTGACCTCAGCAGTTATAGCAGTTTTCTACACGAGACTTGAAGACTACTCTGCGATAATAGGGTCCTTATCAGGGCTTATTTCATTTATAGCTGCTATATCGCTTATAGGAAAGACAGGTGTGGTCTCTTATCTATGGATTCCATCTATGAATATAGCAGCACAGTTCTACGTTGATGGCTTATCGGTTTTCTTCGGTTTGCTGGCTTCCGGGATCGGAGTGCTGGTCTTTCTGTACTCCTGGAAGTACATGGAACACGGAGAGTGGAAACGTAAGTACTATACGGCGTTGACTGCGTTCATGGGTTCGATGATCGGACTGGTTTTTTCCTCAAATCTGATCTTACTTTTCCTTTTCTGGGAGTTTACCTCGATCTGCTCGTTCGTACTGATCAGCCACCACCAGAGAAAAAGAGCGGGGATAATGGCCTCGAAAAAATCTCTGCTGGTGACAGTTGGCTCCGGTCTCGCGCTTTTACTCGGATTCATACTCCTGGGTTCAGCGACCGATACTTACAGTATTGTAGAGATGCTTTCCGACGGACAAGCACTCTCCGCACTTGAAAGCACCGGTCTTACAACGGCCGTTGTAGCATTGATAGGGATCGGTGCGGCTGGGAAATCCGCTCAAATACCGTTACATATCTGGCTGCCGGATGCGATGGAAGCTCCTACACCTGTATCATCTTTCCTCCACTCCGCGACAATGGTCAAGGCAGGAGTATTCTTACTTTTACGTTTCAGATCTATACTTGGTGAGGCCGTAGCTTGGAACTTCCTGCTTCTGACACTAGGTCTTTCAACAATGTTTATCGCAGCCTTGCTTGCTGTCGCATCCACAGAGCTTAAACAGCTTCTTGCGTATTCAACAGCATCACATCTAGGATTAATAGTCGCGGGAATTGGTTTTCCAACAGCCGTAGGAGTTGAAACCTCGCTTTTCCACGTTCTGAATCACGCGGTTTTCAAAGCCGGGCTTTTCATGGTCGCAGGAATCGTCTTACATGAAGCCGGCACGCAGAAATTCTCGGAGCTATCCGGTCTAAGACACGACTGGCCGGGGCTTGCGGCGATCGGAACATTGCTAAGTCTTAGCATGGCCGGTATCCCGCCTTTCAACGGCTTTTACTCCAAAGAACTTCTGTTTGAAGCTGCTTACCACACCGCAAGCCATACCGGTGGAATAACATGGATCCTACCTGCTATCTCTGTTCTTGGAAGCGTCTTTACATTTATCTACTCTCTTAAGTTCATCTCAGTGTTCTATGGACGTAAAAGTCAAGATTTACACGACGTTCCACGTAAAATGATTTTATCTCCAGCAATACTTGCGGTTACAACGATCGCAATCACCGCAACCCCTAACCAGTTTATTAGCGTACTTGTAAACCCTGCACTCGAACTTTTAGCCCATACAAGCCACGGACTCTCAGTCCATATGCCGAAGAATCTCAAGCCTGCCTTTGTAATGAGCCTGATAACTATAGGGCTTGGAAGCTTTGGAATAGGTTATCTCAACGTTGTTGAAAGAAAGGCAAAGAAAATAACAGCTCTGACGGCTTTAAGCCCGAATAAATACTACTTTAAAGCTCTTGATAAGGCTGATGAGCTAAGTAACAGAATGATAACAAAGGTAGAGTCCGGACTTCTCAGAACCTATGCCGTATGGGTTTTAATTATATCGACAGTCACAGGAACAGCAGGTTATCTACTTGCCGGTCCGTTACCGGCTTTTCAAATCACAGCAACTCTTCCAGCAGCCGTGGTGCTTGCGGTCTCACTTGTAAGTGTCTCTGCGGTGCTGAGATCTCAGAGCTACACTTCTTCAGTTATGATTCTCTCAATTCTCGGCTTCATGGTGTCAATATTCTATCTGTTGCTAGACGCTCCCGATCTGGTATTAACACAGCTTGTAGTAGAGACCATGTCTCTGATTGTATTCTTACTGGTCTTGAACAAACTTCCTTCGTTTGACAAAGAGATCAGTTTTGACAGGAAGAAAAGAGATACTATAATATCTGCTATAGCGGGTTTAATGGTGTTCTTATCTGTTATGTATTCGACAGCTGAGGAAACACCTTCAAAAGTCGCAGATTATTTCATTGGACACGCAGTCTCTGGTTCCGGCGGAGGTAACGTTGTAAATGTCATACTTGTGGACTTTAGAGGTCTTGATACACTGGGAGAAGTATCTGTTATAGCTATGGCCGGTCTAGCTGTACTAATGCTTTTCAAGATGAGAGGTGTAGAACAGTGA
- a CDS encoding MnhB domain-containing protein, which produces MSTVVARSVTKAVVPLIVVVALSFFFQGHNLPGGGFIAGVMTAAAIALVYIIFDFEDFSYLFGIENKTYRAIREYIPLTGAGLALAVGSGVLSVGLGASFLDHSFGTIHIPLIGEAHWTTALIFDLGVYMTVTSSILVVIEVVGEE; this is translated from the coding sequence GTGAGTACTGTTGTCGCACGGTCAGTTACGAAAGCGGTTGTGCCTCTGATAGTGGTTGTGGCTCTCAGCTTCTTTTTCCAGGGACATAATCTTCCTGGAGGAGGTTTCATCGCAGGAGTTATGACAGCTGCGGCCATAGCACTTGTGTACATCATATTTGACTTCGAAGACTTCTCGTATTTGTTCGGGATTGAAAACAAGACCTACAGAGCTATTAGAGAGTATATACCACTCACTGGAGCTGGTTTAGCATTAGCTGTTGGATCCGGAGTTCTTTCAGTTGGATTAGGAGCCTCTTTCCTCGATCATAGTTTTGGTACAATCCATATTCCGTTGATCGGAGAAGCTCACTGGACAACGGCGCTAATATTCGATTTAGGAGTTTATATGACGGTAACATCGTCTATACTTGTTGTTATAGAGGTGGTTGGAGAAGAATGA
- the mnhG gene encoding monovalent cation/H(+) antiporter subunit G, with product MIVESLISLGVLFLAVGAIGLVRFETVFSRMHAASAATTLGTGMIVIATAVDFYPDPTWLSTLVVTVFLFITAPTGAHLIARAIDIQQFREE from the coding sequence ATGATAGTAGAGTCTTTAATCAGTCTAGGAGTTCTCTTCCTCGCAGTCGGAGCGATAGGACTGGTTCGCTTCGAGACTGTTTTCAGCCGTATGCATGCGGCTTCCGCTGCTACAACACTGGGGACGGGCATGATTGTGATCGCGACAGCTGTTGATTTCTACCCTGATCCAACCTGGCTTTCCACACTGGTTGTCACCGTATTCCTGTTCATCACCGCTCCGACAGGCGCACACTTGATCGCACGCGCAATCGACATCCAGCAGTTCAGGGAAGAATAA